In the Styela clava chromosome 8, kaStyClav1.hap1.2, whole genome shotgun sequence genome, one interval contains:
- the LOC144411731 gene encoding uncharacterized protein LOC144411731 has protein sequence MKISIVFILIYVIDSSWCQDETVFHCSPKPGCQIAQCDPVAVGWNRPGFNIDKHLQNKEFPITCKSKNTPQPQNTANLFPLVSRNILDIGTIKSELKQLEDNVVENSRNLDQFEHSMSDQKANNEIKKQSDEIRNLRDKALQQSGQINDVLRKYAKQSIELNELKMENVKQSTEISDLKKDLADVQDLNNKLINDNEKMEKAISRIEQKLAVTDKSQMLPSRSEQITRPTQTTLKPTPASENCKLKVSNICYFAVIRGEYYAYAYDKAVDICKKRNAGLGLIRDEESYSAVMNYLRSISKRRSWINIWTGIKIDPMTGDVTPAYSFTKWSPGYPKTGIEYKDRTNVYLHVDAYQNRRQGMVNGPPTWERNGVICEILI, from the exons ATGAAAATCTCAATCGTTTTTATCTTAATTTACGTCATCGATTCATCCTGGTGCCAAGATGAAACAGTGTTTCACTGCTCTCCCAAGCCGGGTTGCCAGATTGCACAATGTGATCCGGTTGCTGTAGGATGGAACAGACCAGGTTTCAACATTGATAAACATCTGCAAAACAAAGAGTTTCCGATTACATGCAAATCTAAGAATACTCCACAACCTCAGAATACTGCCAACTTGTTTCCTTTGGTATCAAGAAATATTTTAG ATATTGGAACTATCAAGTCGGAATTGAAACAATTGGAAGACAACGTCGTTGAAAACAGCAGAAACCTCGATCAATTTGAGCATAGCATGTCAG ATCAAAAAGCTAACAATGAAATCAAGAAACAATCTGATGAAATTCGCAATCTTCGTGACAAGGCTCTTCAGCAATCTGGACAAATTAATGATGTACTGAGAAAGTATGCAAAGCAATCTATTGAACTGAATGAACTTAAAATGGAAAATGTGAAACAATCTACCGAAATATCTGATTTGAAGAAAG ATTTGGCCGATGTACAAGACTTGAATAATAAGTTGATAAACGACAACGAAAAGATGGAAAAAG CGATATCCCGGATTGAGCAAAAACTTGCTGTTACGGATAAGTCTCAAATGCTTCCAAGTAGATCCGAGCAGATAACTAGACCTACTCAAACAACATTGAAACCAACTCCTGCTTCAG AAAACTGCAAATTAAAGGTCAGCAATATCTGCTATTTCGCTGTGATACGTGGTGAATATTATGCCTACGCCTACGACAAAGcagttgatatttgtaagaaacGTAACGCAGGTCTTGGTTTGATTCGAGATGAAGAATCCTACAGTGCGGTTATGAATTACTTGAGAAGTATTTCAAAGAGAAGGTCGTGGATTAATATCTGGACAGGAATTAAGATTGATCCAATG ACTGGTGACGTCACACCTGCATATTCATTCACTAAATGGTCTCCAGGTTATCCAAAAACGGGAATTGAATATAAAGATCGCACAAATGTTTATCTCCATGTTGATGCATACCAGAATCGTCGTCAAGGGATGGTGAATGGTCCTCCTACCTGGGAGCGTAATGGAGTTATTTGTGAGATCCTGATATAA
- the LOC120346730 gene encoding uncharacterized protein LOC120346730, which translates to MIVVEEPHIRNIRSDLKELEENFKNKMEKIDVSGNDASGNKFEEQSAKINKLEGKVEKQSGEMKKLKKDLVEVQQTNKILVEKLFEQKKTSDEMKKDLVQVQQTNINLIKELDRMKKTIDEISKGNCELKVGNNCYFAVIRDDMDVNYDKAVDICKKRNADVGLIRDEESYNAIVNYTRRNMPKEKKWVQIWTRIKINPMIQVYEEKGEEKHLKGKNHKD; encoded by the exons ATGATAGTTGTTGAAGAACCTC ATATTAGAAATATCAGATCAGATTTAAAGGAACTGgaagaaaacttcaaaaataaaatggaaaaaattgATGTTTCTGGAAATGACG CAAGTGGCAACAAGTTTGAAGAACAATCAGCAAAAATTAACAAACTTGAAGGGAAGGTTGAAAAGCAATCTGGcgaaatgaagaaattgaagaaaG ATTTGGTTGAAGTTCAAcagacgaataaaattttggtGGAAAAATTGTTTGAACAAAAGAAAACAAGCGACGAAATGAAGAAAG ATTTGGTTCAAGTtcaacaaacaaatataaatttgataaaagaatTGGATCGCATGAAGAAAACCATCGATGAGATATCGAAAg GAAACTGCGAACTAAAGGTTGGAAATAACTGCTATTTCGCTGTGATACGTGATGATATGGATGTCAACTACGACAAAGcagttgatatttgtaagaaacGTAACGCAGATGTTGGTTTGATTCGAGATGAAGAATCTTACAATGCAATTGTGAATTACACGAGAAGGAATATGCCAAAGGAAAAGAAGTGGGTTCAAATATGGACAAGAATTAAGATTAATCCAATG atACAAGTATATGAAGAAAAAGGAGAGGAAAAACATTTGAAAGGTAAAAATCATAAAGACTAA